A single region of the Maniola jurtina chromosome 21, ilManJurt1.1, whole genome shotgun sequence genome encodes:
- the LOC123876464 gene encoding E3 ubiquitin-protein ligase UBR1 isoform X3, whose amino-acid sequence MTNRIKVLPKRFSLPARADAVVELWRTKLAEGVLSPAHFQDHWRVTVPRIYSPQPNRTCLDWSFDEESAAKLLIQPLEQFVWGSAESCQPPPPRRSTLCGKVFKQGEPAYSCRECGMDNTCVLCVECFKVSAHRHHKYKMGQSGGGGCCDCGDTEAWKRDPFCELHAGPDNEEQAQASISPEVTERMKIVASVCLSYCFRLLTLDHAPGLPNDLILKDAERDLLQILDQPDCYCTVLYNDETHTFEQVITTLMRVIKCSKRDSVELVSLIDREGRAIVKCNSFQLCDKLKTDIEMFTSRHGPALKVLVMHAHVVAHQLYAMKLLNWLQNFVSQEQSLRLAVSQVALGEESGLAGWALPGTTGGVAAGVMQNDCHMWKAARTAWHRLLIATTLMDSSTKRTMAILFTKNYGSILKDFIRDDHDHSFSISSLSVQLYTTPTLAHHLIAKHDALFVVMNTFVSECNRRCNSEGRLEFDRNHVSMAFKRAQFVLYDVKYLLGSVPTTFDDDLRKGFLHGLSLMLNLLVMMQGMDSVVRQVGQHMEYEPEWESAFNLHVKLAQSITLALEWSSSERALCASAYRMALRRHADTCGRHASELRELGNQSASVIPYDVSTEPVSVHRPLSRFIAGLHLQLHRHGLSYHSREFERQDRPKPTPEELIEPVLRTMAMIAQVHAGMWRRNGFALLNQLYFYHNVKCRTEMFDRDVVMLQIGASLIESNEFIIHVLNKFNLLEWAAADFEQKSIEDDTLRHTISMVEEFLRLLITVVGSRYVPGVGEVCNEERTKKEIIQMLCVKPMPHSELNRSLPEDQLHETGLEAVIHEVADFVKPSSGNNRGVYKLKPHLFDEYDTFFYHYTREELSRSEEEQRNRRKTAGLPECCPPPPLPKLAAPFRLLANLLQCDAALHVLRCVLERALDLRARSFSEPQVHKALHLIGYALRDEESGHYEFLAFAESAARSGLLTLLQRLSVSPRVDAHRALAKWLLNKMRSLLGQGDEHLGDGENMDTDQEEKPPVDETAEAEKARRAKLAAERRAKVMAQMKNQMNKFIANNTTLFQETNSEVTEEEEKQDLTPLYRGAALGVWGGGVSEAPRVCIMCQEQARVEAMAEPMVLVAFAQCSTVLNRLGVGAGGAETWRSAWLPAGLGAQPHVSCCGHALHAKCWRKYVDGVMDKEKLRPYRIRQPTAFDVEKKEYLCPLCERLCNTALPLLPAPAIPAHPPPPLSETTYTDSADLIIQLKHQVCSESIHLCTEYCEDMLCTARARSVGAMSSDMEDESADETEDYVSTHAENLLSAEFLAHFDNALPQYNDTMKTLIEDFAKMLPGICYITASGGMVSVATLCRATSYTILSTNAVLLAEKRPLLGDLPSRHRDALQALIRLAAVIPAVWPTPKHVSHHALSALCTLGKTSPLTHETFGTLVALVLTVPSIFCKTSGPARSTHLARQLTLEAFRATLSRALIVTDVASCTVEDMEGVTQVNPDLENLLSLMKDLRKGNLEIGNLNPNAAWECVKKQCLNFLRCCCLFFHFLSDIQPSTELTLVNGDTWETMCAYLDMPHTFRDLIDNLLAKKKVFAWSELTDFRSSEISPKIVLEPSEPPRLITLPEDFSELMNVVSEFSCPNSEREDTKNPTMCLVCGQILCSQSYCCQSEVRKYGRGGGGMELVGAVVAHALRCGAGSGVFLRVRECELLLMAAPSRGALLPAPYLDTYGETDQGLRRGNPLHLCPERYETLRMIWLSHGIYERIARGLDTNMLVTTTWQNM is encoded by the exons ACTGGTCATTTGACGAAGAGTCGGCAGCTAAGCTACTGATCCAGCCACTAGAGCAGTTCGTATGGGGTTCCGCGGAGAGTTGTCAGCCACCACCGCCGCGACGCTCCACGTTATGTGGGAAGGTGTTCAAGCAGGGAGAGCCCGCTTATAGCTGCAGAGAATGTG GAATGGACAACACATGCGTGCTATGCGTGGAATGTTTCAAAGTCTCCGCGCATAGACACCACAAATACAAAATGGGGCAGTCTGGCGGCGGCGGCTGCTGCGACTGTGGCGACACTGAGGCCTGGAAGCGGGATCCCTTCTGCGAGCTGCATGCT GGTCCAGACAACGAAGAGCAAGCGCAGGCCAGCATCAGCCCAGAAGTGACAGAGCGGATGAAGATAGTAGCATCTGTGTGCCTCTCCTACTGCTTCCGACTGCTCACGCTTGACCATGCGCCTGGGCTGCCAAATGACTTAAT ATTAAAAGACGCTGAAAGAGATTTACTACAGATACTAGACCAACCTGACTGTTACTGCACCGTACTGTACAATGATGAAACTCATACTTTCGAGCAG GTGATAACAACCCTGATGAGGGTGATAAAGTGCAGCAAGCGTGACTCCGTGGAGCTCGTGAGCCTCATCGACCGCGAGGGCCGCGCCATCGTCAAGTGCAACTCCTTCCAGCTCTGCGACAAGCTCAAGACTGACATCGAGAT GTTCACATCGCGGCACGGGCCGGCGCTCAAGGTGCTAGTGATGCACGCGCACGTGGTAGCTCACCAGCTCTACGCTATGAAGCTGCTCAATTG GCTCCAAAACTTCGTAAGCCAAGAGCAAAGCCTGCGCTTAGCCGTCAGTCAAGTGGCTTTGGGCGAGGAGTCTGGCTTAGCTGGGTGGGCGTTGCCGGGCACCACCGGCGGTGTGGCCGCAGGGGTGATGCAGAACGACTGTCACATGTGGAAAGCTGCGCGGACGGCGTGGCATCGTCTGTTGATAGCCACAACCCTGATGGATTCATCTACTAAGAGGACTATGGCGATATTGTTTACGAAGAATTATG GATCGATTCTCAAGGACTTTATCCGCGACGACCACGACCACTCGTTCTCGATCTCATCGCTATCGGTGCAGCTGTACACAACGCCCACGCTGGCCCATCACCTCATCGCAAAGCACGACGCACTGTTTGTGGTCATGAACACCTTCGTCAGCGAATGCAATCGACGCTGCAACTCCGAG GGTCGTCTGGAATTCGACCGTAACCACGTATCGATGGCGTTCAAGCGTGCACAGTTCGTGCTTTACGATGTGAAATACCTATTAGGCTCCGTGCCAACTACCTTCGACGACGATCTGAGGAAGGGCTTCCTTCACGGACTGTCTCTGATGCTGAACCTACTCGTCATGATGCAGGGAATGGATTCTGTTGTCCGACAG GTGGGTCAGCACATGGAATACGAGCCGGAGTGGGAGTCCGCGTTCAACCTGCACGTGAAATTAGCTCAGAGTATTACCCTGGCGTTGGAGTGGAGCAGCTCCGAGCGCGCGCTCTGCGCCTCGGCGTACCGCATGGCGCTGCGGCGACACGCCGACACTTGCGGCAGGCACGCTAGCGAGCTGAGAG AGTTAGGCAACCAAAGCGCATCGGTGATCCCCTACGACGTGTCCACGGAACCCGTGTCGGTGCACCGGCCGCTGTCCAGGTTTATTGCCGGCTTACACTTGCAGCTGCATCGCCACGGCCTGTCCTACCACAGCAGGGAGTTCGAACGGCAGGACCGCCCGAAACCCACGCCCGAAGAACTTATAG AGCCGGTCCTACGCACCATGGCGATGATAGCGCAAGTGCACGCAGGCATGTGGCGGCGCAACGGGTTCGCGCTGCTGAACCAGCTCTATTTCTACCACAACGTCAAGTGCCGCACTGAGATGTTCGATCGGGACGTTGTTATGCTGCAG ATTGGCGCTTCCCTCATTGAAAGCAACGAGTTCATAATCCATGTACTGAATAAATTCAATTTGTTGGAGTGGGCAGCAGCTGACTTTGAACAGAAGTCGATTGAAGACGACACCCTGAGGCACACCATTAGCATGGTTGAAGAGTTTTTGCGGCTTCTTATTACAG TGGTGGGATCCCGCTACGTGCCAGGCGTGGGCGAGGTGTGTAACGAAGAACGCACTAAGAAGGAGATCATACAGATGCTCTGTGTCAAACCGATGCCGCATTCTGAACTCAACAG GTCCCTTCCGGAAGACCAACTTCACGAAACTGGCCTGGAAGCAGTAATTCACGAGGTAGCAGACTTTGTCAAACCCTCCAGTGGGAACAATCGCGGTGTATACAAGCTGAAACCCCATCTCTTTGATGAATATGACACTTTCTTCTACCACTACACGAGGGAGGAACTTTCTAGAAGCGAGGAGGAACAGAGGAACAGGAGGAAAACTGCTG GTCTCCCAGAATGCTgtccgccgccgccgctgccgAAGCTAGCGGCCCCTTTCCGACTGCTCGCCAACCTGCTGCAGTGTGACGCGGCCTTACACGTACTGCGGTGCGTTCTTGAGAGGGCACTGGACTTGCGGGCGAGATCGTTTTCAGAACCGCAAGTACacaaa GCACTCCACCTAATTGGCTACGCTCTTCGCGACGAAGAGAGTGGCCACTACGAGTTTCTGGCCTTCGCCGAGAGCGCAGCTCGTAGTGGACTGCTGACCTTATTGCAGCGACTCTCTGTCAGCCCTCGGGTGGACGCGCACCGCGCCCTTGCCAAATGGCTGTTGAATAAGATGCG ATCGTTGTTGGGTCAAGGCGATGAACATTTAGGAGACGGTGAAAACATGGACACCGACCAGGAAGAAAAACCACCCGTGGACGAGACAGCCG aggCGGAAAAGGCGCGTCGAGCCAAATTAGCGGCGGAAAGGCGTGCCAAAGTAATGGCCCAGATGAAGAACCAAATGAATAAGTTCATTGCCAACAACACCACGCTCTTCCAGGAAACCAATTCGGAG GTGACAGAAGAAGAGGAAAAGCAGGATTTGACGCCATTGTACCGCGGCGCCGCGCTGGGCGTGTGGGGCGGCGGCGTGAGCGAGGCGCCGCGAGTCTGCATCATGTGTCAGGAACAG GCTCGAGTAGAAGCGATGGCAGAGCCGATGGTCCTAGTAGCGTTCGCACAATGTTCCACCGTGCTAAACCGCCTCGGAgtgggcgcgggcggcgcggagACGTGGCGCAGCGCCTGGTTGCCGGCCGGCCTGGGCGCGCAGCCGCACGTGTCGTGCTGCGGGCACGCGCTGCACGCCAAGTGCTGGAGGAAGTACGTCGATGGCGTTATGGACAAGGAGAAGCTGAG ACCGTACAGAATTCGTCAACCAACGGCCTTCGACGTGGAAAAGAAGGAATACCTGTGCCCGTTATGTGAGAGGCTGTGCAACACCGCGCTGCCCCTCCTGCCCGCGCCGGCCATCCCGGCCCACCCCCCGCCTCCCCTCAGCGAGACCACCTACACTGACTCCGCAGATCTCATCATACAGCTCAAACACCAG GTGTGCTCAGAATCGATCCACCTCTGCACGGAATACTGCGAAGACATGCTCTGTACGGCACGAGCTCGCTCCGTGGGAGCCATGTCGTCGGACATGGAGGACGAGTCCGCGGACGAAACTGAAGACTACGTGTCCACTCATGCAGAGAATCTATTGTCCGCTGAGTTCCTTGCACACTTTGATAATGCGCTGCCCCAGTACAACGATACTATGAAAACACTTATTGAGGACTTTGCCAAG ATGCTTCCCGGAATTTGTTATATAACGGCATCAGGAGGCATGGTATCAGTTGCCACGCTGTGCCGCGCGACTTCCTACACGATACTCAGTACAAACGCTGTCTTACTCGCAGAAAAGAGACCTTTACTCGGCGATTTACCGTCAAGGCACAGAGATGCCTTACAAGCCTTGATAAGACTAGCGGCAGTCATACCCGCAGTATGGCCGACGCCCAAACACGTTTCACACCATGCTTTAAGTGCGCTCTGTACATTAGGAAAAACATCTCCTTTGACTCATGAAACCTTTGGAACTTTAGTTGCCCTAGTACTTACAGTACCCTCAATATTCTGCAAGACTTCAGGACCTGCGCGATCAACACATTTAGCGAGACAGCTAACTTTAGAAGCTTTCAGAGCTACTTTATCTAGAGCGTTAATAGTAACTGATGTTGCCTCATGTACTGTTGAAGATATGGAAGGGGTAACCCAAGTTAATCCTGACTTAGAAAACCTTTTATCGTTGATGAAGGACTTACGCAAAGGAAACCTTGAAATTGGCAACTTGAATCCAAATGCAGCTTGGGAATGTGTAAAGAAACAGTGTCTCAATTTCTTGAGATGTTGTTGTTTATTCTTCCACTTCTTAAGCGATATCCAACCGTCGACAGAGCTTACGTTGGTTAACGGTGATACGTGGGAAACGATGTGTGCGTATTTGGACATGCCGCATACGTTTAGAGATTTAATAGACAACTTGCTGGCCAAAAAGAAGGTGTTCGCGTGGTCTGAGTTGACAGATTTTCGGTCGAGCGAGATTTCACCGAAGATTGTTCTGG AACCCAGTGAACCGCCCCGATTAATAACGCTGCCGGAAGACTTCTCGGAGCTGATGAACGTGGTGTCGGAGTTTTCGTGCCCCAACTCCGAGCGTGAGGATACCAAGAACCCGACCATGTGTCTGGTGTGCGGGCAGATCCTGTGCTCGCAGAGCTACTGCTGTCAGAGCGAAGTGCGCAAG